A part of Lacinutrix sp. 5H-3-7-4 genomic DNA contains:
- a CDS encoding thioredoxin family protein, whose amino-acid sequence MALTESNSFKNGTLAPNFTLPDVVSGKTLELQDLKGDLATVIMFICNHCPFVLHVNQKIVNLANTYKNKGVNFIAISSNDVDNYPQDSPELMKQVALDLDYPFPYLYDESQETAKSYDAACTPDFYVFDAALKTTYHGQLDNSRPGNNIPLTGEDLKAAIEAILNNKAPLENQKPSIGCNIKWK is encoded by the coding sequence ATGGCATTAACAGAATCTAATAGTTTTAAAAACGGAACATTGGCACCAAATTTTACTTTACCAGATGTAGTTTCAGGAAAAACCTTAGAATTACAAGACTTAAAAGGTGATTTAGCTACCGTTATTATGTTTATATGTAATCATTGTCCTTTTGTATTGCACGTGAACCAAAAAATTGTAAACCTTGCTAATACATATAAAAATAAAGGTGTAAATTTTATTGCAATTAGTAGTAACGATGTAGATAATTATCCACAAGATAGTCCAGAATTAATGAAGCAGGTTGCTTTAGATTTAGATTATCCATTTCCTTATTTGTATGACGAAAGTCAGGAAACAGCAAAAAGCTATGACGCTGCTTGCACTCCAGATTTTTATGTTTTTGATGCAGCTTTAAAAACAACCTATCATGGGCAATTAGATAATTCTAGACCTGGAAATAATATACCACTAACGGGAGAAGATTTAAAAGCTGCAATAGAAGCTATATTAAACAATAAAGCACCTTTAGAAAACCAAAAACCTAGTATAGGCTGCAATATAAAATGGAAGTAA
- the ctlX gene encoding citrulline utilization hydrolase CtlX translates to MKQTTNTILMIRPVQFRMNEQTAVNNYFQEDLELKNAEINTKAQEEFDAFVEKLRAVGINVIVEDDDKLLDTPDSIFPNNWVSFHENGNVGLYPMFAENRRRERREEVFTRLEKEGFKINNIIDYTEAEEEHVFLEGTGSLLLDRVNSKAYCALSPRADETLFIEFCEDFEYTPIVFTANQTVDGKRMPIYHTNVMMCLAETFAVICLDSIDDKKERKNVIKNLQDDGKEVIRITEAQMHNFAGNMLQVRGKDNKLYLVMSQAAHDALSPAQVKLIENHCEILSSSLETIETCGGGSARCMMAEVFLPKV, encoded by the coding sequence ATGAAACAAACAACAAATACCATTTTAATGATTCGTCCAGTTCAGTTTAGAATGAACGAACAAACAGCAGTAAATAACTATTTCCAAGAAGATTTAGAGCTTAAAAATGCCGAAATAAATACAAAAGCTCAAGAAGAGTTTGATGCTTTTGTTGAAAAATTGAGAGCTGTTGGTATAAATGTTATTGTTGAAGATGATGATAAGTTACTAGATACTCCAGACTCTATATTCCCAAACAACTGGGTAAGTTTTCATGAAAATGGTAACGTAGGTTTATACCCAATGTTTGCAGAAAACAGAAGAAGAGAACGTCGTGAAGAAGTTTTTACTCGTCTTGAAAAAGAAGGTTTTAAAATAAATAATATAATAGATTATACTGAAGCTGAAGAAGAACATGTTTTTTTAGAAGGAACAGGAAGTTTATTATTAGATCGCGTAAATAGTAAAGCATACTGTGCATTATCACCAAGAGCAGACGAAACTTTATTTATAGAGTTTTGTGAAGATTTTGAGTATACACCAATTGTTTTTACTGCAAACCAAACAGTAGATGGTAAACGTATGCCAATATATCATACTAATGTGATGATGTGTCTTGCAGAAACTTTTGCTGTTATTTGTTTAGATTCTATAGACGACAAAAAAGAACGTAAAAACGTTATAAAAAATCTTCAGGATGATGGAAAAGAAGTTATAAGAATTACTGAAGCGCAAATGCATAATTTTGCAGGAAACATGTTACAAGTTAGAGGTAAAGATAATAAGCTTTATTTAGTAATGAGTCAAGCAGCACATGATGCTTTATCTCCGGCACAAGTGAAATTAATAGAAAATCATTGTGAAATACTTTCAAGCTCTCTAGAAACTATTGAAACTTGTGGAGGTGGAAGCGCTCGCTGTATGATGGCTGAGGTATTTCTACCGAAGGTGTAG
- a CDS encoding ATP-binding protein, whose amino-acid sequence MQRLIVLFCLIIFCSGHSQSDELESLMLDLTFQENDTTKVNTSLKIIKILYDTQDYDRALKFVRKTEEISEALNYQKGVANVIYYKALIYNKKDDYINALNQYKRAKSLFTTLQDTISIAKVNSQLGVIEIERGHYNTGLKYALSGIKILEQKQLNSELSSTYKSLAKAYQNNGSIEKAIDYNLKSLEIEELTNDKNGLIISNKNLAQLYLKKEDYNKAIRYFENALNYANGNNLELKAEILPELGGAYIKNENYKIAADNLAEAIKLNRSLNKTNGILMSLNNLGELNYLKKNFRTAENQLLEAGKIGRSSNNKVALLQNYRLMKSLDSTKGDFESAFAWQREYFKIKNSLDAEKIQFKPVVEEPEIIEEVLTANNNSIIVNQPTEGMVNKKSLDRLKLVFYALLAAFAVVLVFFVLFYMKRKGRVKYTRDLEAKNKKIELQNEAILEQSKHLESINKVKDKLFSIVSHDLKDSLTSTKGFIDLLKEGQLSQEEFHNLLPELSENANNASLLLFNLLNWSKSQMQSLEPKPSLFDVQEVFLDKIKLVEQKMQIKGILLIDNTLRDFVYADRSMIEIVIQNLLANAVKFCRTGDTIKISNTISNGNAIISVSDTGIGISIENQNKLFNSSTFSTIGTSNEKGTGLGLTICKELIELNEGRIWVDSEINKGSTFFVELPKTRVQNPVNT is encoded by the coding sequence ATGCAAAGATTGATTGTTCTTTTTTGCTTAATTATTTTTTGTTCTGGTCACTCACAAAGTGATGAGCTAGAAAGTCTTATGCTGGATTTAACCTTTCAAGAGAATGATACTACAAAAGTTAATACGTCTTTAAAAATTATTAAAATTTTATACGACACGCAAGATTATGATCGTGCTTTAAAATTTGTTAGAAAAACCGAAGAAATATCTGAAGCATTAAATTACCAAAAAGGTGTTGCTAATGTTATTTATTATAAAGCTTTAATTTATAATAAAAAAGACGATTATATAAACGCTTTAAACCAATACAAAAGAGCAAAATCTCTATTCACTACATTACAAGACACTATTTCTATAGCCAAAGTTAATAGCCAATTAGGCGTTATAGAAATAGAACGTGGTCATTACAATACTGGTTTAAAATATGCGCTTTCTGGAATTAAAATTTTAGAACAAAAACAATTAAACAGCGAACTTTCTAGTACTTATAAAAGCTTAGCTAAAGCATACCAAAATAACGGATCTATTGAAAAAGCTATAGACTACAATTTAAAAAGTTTAGAAATCGAAGAACTTACAAACGATAAAAATGGCTTAATTATTTCTAACAAAAATCTGGCTCAACTTTATTTAAAAAAAGAAGACTACAATAAAGCTATTAGATATTTTGAAAATGCGCTTAATTATGCTAATGGAAATAATTTAGAACTTAAAGCAGAAATTCTTCCAGAATTAGGTGGCGCTTATATAAAAAATGAAAATTATAAAATAGCTGCAGATAATTTAGCTGAAGCCATAAAACTTAATAGAAGCTTAAATAAGACTAATGGCATATTAATGTCTTTAAACAATTTAGGAGAATTAAATTATTTAAAGAAAAACTTTAGAACTGCCGAAAACCAATTATTAGAGGCAGGAAAAATTGGACGATCATCAAATAACAAAGTCGCTTTACTGCAAAATTACAGGTTAATGAAATCTCTTGATTCTACTAAAGGTGATTTTGAAAGTGCTTTTGCTTGGCAAAGAGAGTATTTTAAAATTAAAAATAGCCTTGATGCCGAGAAAATACAATTTAAGCCTGTTGTTGAAGAACCTGAAATTATAGAAGAAGTTTTAACCGCTAATAATAACTCTATTATAGTTAATCAACCCACAGAAGGTATGGTTAACAAAAAAAGCTTAGACAGACTTAAACTAGTATTCTATGCTTTATTAGCAGCATTTGCAGTAGTATTGGTTTTCTTTGTACTTTTTTACATGAAACGTAAAGGTCGTGTTAAATACACAAGAGATTTAGAAGCTAAAAACAAAAAAATAGAATTACAAAACGAAGCCATACTTGAGCAGAGTAAACATCTAGAAAGTATTAATAAGGTTAAAGACAAATTATTTTCTATTGTTTCTCATGATTTAAAAGATTCTTTAACTTCTACAAAAGGTTTTATTGATTTATTAAAGGAAGGCCAATTATCTCAAGAAGAGTTTCATAATTTATTACCAGAATTAAGTGAGAACGCTAATAATGCATCACTATTACTTTTTAATTTACTTAACTGGTCTAAATCGCAAATGCAGTCTTTAGAGCCAAAACCATCATTATTTGATGTACAGGAAGTATTTTTAGATAAAATAAAACTTGTAGAACAAAAAATGCAAATTAAAGGCATTTTACTAATAGACAATACACTAAGAGATTTTGTTTATGCAGACAGAAGCATGATAGAAATTGTTATACAAAATTTACTAGCTAATGCCGTTAAGTTTTGTAGAACAGGAGACACAATTAAAATATCTAATACTATAAGTAATGGAAATGCTATTATTAGTGTTTCAGACACTGGTATTGGTATATCTATAGAAAACCAAAACAAACTTTTTAACAGTAGCACTTTCTCTACTATTGGCACTAGCAATGAAAAAGGAACTGGTTTAGGCTTAACTATTTGTAAAGAATTAATAGAGTTAAACGAAGGCCGAATTTGGGTTGATAGTGAAATAAATAAAGGAAGCACCTTTTTTGTGGAGCTTCCTAAAACTAGAGTTCAAAATCCAGTAAACACTTGA
- the argS gene encoding arginine--tRNA ligase, with translation MNLQDTLSHHVKQALKTTYQANLETVEFQATRKEFAGDITVVVFPMLRVVKGNPVQIGETIGQYLIENVEVVKAFNVVKGFLNIEIEDAYYISFFNEIKADNKFGYKTPDSTSAVMVEYSSPNTNKPLHLGHVRNVLLGYSVSEIIKASGKKVYKTQIINDRGIHICKSMLAWKRFGNNETPESTGLKGDKLVGNYYVKFDQEYKKEIETLKAEGKTEEEAKKKAPILIEAQQMLQQWEAGEPEVVALWEKMNQWVYKGFNATYENIGVNFDKLYYESQTYLLGKEFIAEGLKTGVFFKKEDGSVWCDLTSDGLDEKIVLRSDGTAVYMTQDIGTAIQRVKDFPDIDGMVYTVGNEQDYHFQVLFLILKKLGFDWAKNLFHLSYGMVDLPSGKMKSREGTVVDADDLITDMAETAQTISEELGKLDSYNEEEKNTLYKTIGLGALKYYILKVDPKKRILFDPKESIDFQGNTGPFIQYTYARIQSILRKAKANGTVSLNAIESSFKLHEKEKTLIKQLQVFPEVIQNAAENHSPALVANYTYELVKDFNSFYQNVSILGADNQTDKNFRIQLSQAVSNTIKNAFILLGITVPERM, from the coding sequence ATGAATTTGCAAGACACTTTATCACATCATGTAAAACAAGCGCTAAAAACTACTTACCAAGCGAATTTAGAAACAGTAGAATTTCAAGCCACTAGAAAAGAGTTTGCAGGAGATATTACTGTAGTCGTATTTCCAATGCTACGTGTTGTAAAAGGAAACCCAGTACAAATAGGAGAAACAATTGGTCAATACCTGATAGAAAATGTAGAGGTTGTAAAAGCATTTAATGTAGTAAAAGGTTTTTTAAATATAGAAATAGAAGATGCATATTATATTTCTTTTTTTAATGAGATAAAAGCTGATAATAAATTTGGTTATAAAACGCCAGATAGTACTAGTGCTGTAATGGTCGAATACTCTTCACCAAATACAAATAAACCTTTACACTTAGGTCACGTGCGTAATGTATTGTTGGGTTATAGTGTTTCAGAAATTATAAAGGCATCAGGAAAAAAAGTATATAAAACCCAAATTATTAACGACCGAGGAATACATATTTGTAAAAGTATGTTAGCATGGAAACGTTTTGGTAATAATGAAACTCCAGAATCTACAGGATTAAAAGGAGATAAACTTGTAGGTAACTATTACGTAAAGTTTGATCAAGAGTACAAAAAAGAAATTGAAACTTTAAAAGCTGAAGGTAAAACCGAAGAAGAAGCTAAAAAGAAAGCACCAATTTTAATTGAAGCACAACAAATGCTACAACAATGGGAAGCTGGAGAACCAGAAGTTGTTGCTCTTTGGGAAAAAATGAACCAATGGGTTTATAAAGGTTTTAATGCTACCTATGAAAATATTGGAGTTAATTTTGATAAATTATATTACGAAAGTCAAACCTATTTGTTAGGAAAAGAATTTATAGCTGAAGGTTTAAAAACAGGTGTGTTTTTTAAAAAAGAAGATGGTTCTGTTTGGTGTGATTTAACTAGCGATGGTTTAGATGAAAAAATTGTACTAAGAAGTGATGGAACAGCAGTTTACATGACTCAAGATATTGGTACCGCTATACAACGTGTAAAAGATTTTCCAGATATTGATGGTATGGTTTATACCGTTGGTAATGAACAAGATTATCACTTTCAGGTTTTATTTTTAATATTAAAAAAATTAGGTTTCGATTGGGCTAAAAATCTATTTCATTTAAGTTATGGTATGGTAGATTTACCTAGCGGAAAAATGAAAAGTAGAGAAGGAACAGTGGTTGATGCAGATGATTTAATAACAGACATGGCAGAAACAGCACAAACAATCTCTGAAGAATTAGGCAAACTTGATAGCTATAACGAAGAAGAAAAAAATACACTATATAAAACCATAGGTTTAGGCGCACTTAAATATTATATATTAAAGGTGGATCCCAAAAAGCGTATTCTTTTTGATCCAAAGGAGTCAATAGATTTTCAAGGCAATACAGGTCCATTTATTCAGTATACTTACGCTAGAATACAATCTATTTTACGTAAAGCCAAAGCTAATGGGACAGTGTCTTTAAATGCAATTGAAAGTAGTTTTAAATTACATGAAAAAGAAAAAACCTTAATAAAACAACTTCAGGTCTTTCCAGAAGTTATTCAAAATGCAGCCGAAAATCATAGTCCAGCATTAGTAGCTAATTATACTTACGAGTTGGTGAAAGATTTTAATTCATTCTATCAAAATGTTTCTATTCTTGGAGCAGATAACCAAACAGATAAGAATTTTAGAATCCAGCTTTCTCAAGCAGTATCCAATACTATAAAAAATGCATTTATCTTATTAGGGATTACAGTACCAGAACGAATGTAA
- a CDS encoding SprT-like domain-containing protein yields MQSTFQKYIPVQAVPKVIELLKHDSLVVLVKKERKTRHGDYRMLPNGKHQITINNTLNKYRFLITLIHEIAHFEAYNNYGKLIKPHGKEWKYTFQHLMLPFINPEMFPKEILPLLAKHFKNPKASSDTDVDLARALKQFDAPNDKNYIFEIPIGTIFKFRNNRIFKKGNKRVKRYECIEVSTGKMYLFNANAEIEKI; encoded by the coding sequence ATGCAAAGCACATTTCAAAAATATATTCCAGTTCAAGCAGTACCAAAAGTAATAGAGCTTTTAAAACATGATAGTTTAGTTGTTTTAGTAAAAAAGGAACGTAAAACAAGACATGGAGATTATAGAATGTTGCCTAATGGTAAGCACCAAATTACAATAAATAACACGCTAAATAAATACCGTTTTTTAATTACGCTTATACATGAAATAGCACATTTTGAAGCTTATAATAATTATGGGAAATTAATAAAACCTCACGGTAAAGAATGGAAATATACATTTCAGCATTTAATGCTGCCATTTATAAATCCAGAAATGTTTCCTAAAGAAATTCTACCACTTTTAGCAAAACACTTTAAAAACCCAAAGGCAAGTAGTGATACAGATGTTGATCTTGCGAGAGCACTAAAACAATTTGATGCACCTAATGATAAAAACTATATTTTTGAAATACCAATTGGGACCATTTTTAAATTTAGAAACAATAGAATATTTAAAAAAGGAAACAAAAGAGTTAAACGCTACGAGTGTATAGAGGTTTCTACAGGAAAAATGTATTTGTTTAATGCCAATGCAGAAATAGAAAAAATATAA
- a CDS encoding mannose-1-phosphate guanylyltransferase codes for MKKNKNYYAILMAGGVGSRFWPVSTQDFPKQFHDMLGTGETLIQKTFNRLTSLIPEENIFILTNERYNDLVLEQLPSVSKRQVVLEPAMRNTAPCILYAAMKIEKENPDAVMIVAPSDHWIEDEDAFTNNVEQAFNYCENNDALMTLGIKPTFPNTGYGYIEYNKDATTPIKNVNQFREKPDYETAKSFIAQGNFLWNAGIFMWSAKSVITAFKNNQPGLFELFKSGINVYNTDLEDEFIRDNYGKAENISVDYAIMEKSKNVFVLPATFDWNDLGTWGSLYDKLDKDQNKNAIVNARTLVEDASGNMIRTKTDKIVVVDGLQDYIIVDKDEVLLIFPKTKEQDIKVVLKQVKEKFGEHYG; via the coding sequence ATGAAAAAAAACAAAAATTATTACGCAATTTTAATGGCTGGTGGCGTTGGTTCTCGTTTTTGGCCAGTAAGTACTCAAGATTTTCCTAAGCAGTTTCATGATATGCTTGGTACAGGAGAAACATTAATTCAAAAAACATTTAACCGTTTAACAAGTTTAATTCCAGAAGAAAATATTTTTATTTTAACAAACGAGCGTTATAACGATTTAGTTTTAGAGCAACTACCAAGTGTATCAAAAAGACAAGTTGTTTTAGAACCAGCAATGCGTAATACTGCACCTTGTATTTTATACGCTGCAATGAAAATTGAAAAAGAAAACCCAGACGCCGTAATGATTGTGGCACCAAGTGACCATTGGATAGAAGATGAAGACGCTTTTACAAATAATGTAGAACAAGCTTTTAATTATTGTGAAAACAACGATGCTTTAATGACATTAGGTATAAAACCTACATTTCCAAACACAGGATATGGTTATATAGAATATAATAAAGATGCTACAACACCAATTAAAAACGTAAATCAATTTAGAGAAAAGCCAGATTACGAAACAGCAAAAAGTTTTATAGCACAAGGAAATTTTTTATGGAATGCAGGAATTTTTATGTGGAGTGCTAAAAGTGTTATAACCGCATTTAAAAATAATCAGCCAGGATTGTTTGAGCTTTTTAAAAGTGGAATAAATGTTTATAATACAGATCTTGAAGACGAATTTATACGTGATAACTATGGTAAAGCCGAAAACATATCTGTAGACTATGCCATAATGGAAAAATCTAAAAATGTATTTGTATTACCAGCAACTTTCGATTGGAATGATCTTGGTACTTGGGGAAGTTTGTATGATAAATTAGATAAAGACCAAAACAAAAATGCTATTGTAAATGCCAGAACTCTAGTAGAAGACGCTTCTGGAAATATGATTAGAACAAAAACAGATAAAATTGTAGTTGTTGATGGCTTACAAGATTATATAATAGTTGATAAAGATGAAGTTTTACTTATATTTCCAAAAACAAAAGAACAAGATATTAAAGTAGTGCTAAAGCAAGTAAAAGAAAAATTTGGTGAGCACTACGGGTAA
- a CDS encoding DUF389 domain-containing protein: protein MSEENKFNFSEDTQKNESEIKDEAVKQSKETVKKDALNFYESIKKFFKELLDFRHDTDRDATIEAIKADIPFKGATAWILVCSIFVASIGLNADSPAVVIGAMLISPLMGPILGIGLAIAINDIDTLKRSLINLATMIGLSLLAAFLFFYFFPLSEDTSELLGRVRPDIRDVLIAFFGGSALIIARTKRGTIASVIFGVAIATALMPPLCTAGYGLAKGNWLYFRGAMYLFTINTIFIALATFLVLKILRFPMLKYANSAKRKRIARFASLIAIIVMIPASMTFYDVLQESRFERDFNNFVANEIRANESLWLNRDPVLDRENKRINVYFYGEISEATITDLENELKKGDDYGNIKDFDLIINANKTRSVDRLSESLDRAYKDLDRSDNVISGLQKEIEELQANINKLNLELESSNGKSQFSFTTIAKDAKILFKDLEYFSFAKMLESKDFIRIDTVSVARVTWSKSLNDSLRTVKEKELSQWLKKEVKSDTIFISRN from the coding sequence ATGAGCGAAGAAAATAAGTTCAATTTCTCTGAAGATACACAGAAAAATGAGTCTGAAATAAAAGATGAAGCAGTAAAGCAGTCTAAAGAAACTGTAAAAAAAGATGCTTTAAACTTTTATGAAAGTATAAAAAAATTCTTTAAAGAATTATTAGACTTTAGGCATGATACAGACCGCGATGCAACAATAGAAGCTATCAAGGCAGATATTCCTTTTAAAGGCGCAACAGCCTGGATTTTAGTTTGCTCTATATTTGTAGCCTCTATAGGTTTAAATGCAGATTCTCCAGCAGTAGTAATTGGAGCCATGTTAATTTCACCATTAATGGGACCAATTTTAGGTATAGGATTAGCAATTGCAATAAACGATATAGATACATTAAAACGCTCATTAATAAACTTGGCAACCATGATTGGTTTAAGTTTACTAGCAGCATTTTTATTCTTTTATTTCTTTCCTTTAAGTGAAGATACATCAGAACTTTTGGGTCGTGTACGACCAGATATTAGAGATGTTTTAATTGCATTTTTTGGTGGTTCGGCATTAATAATAGCTAGAACTAAAAGAGGTACAATAGCTTCAGTAATATTTGGTGTTGCTATAGCAACAGCATTAATGCCACCATTATGTACAGCAGGTTATGGTTTAGCAAAAGGGAACTGGTTGTATTTTAGAGGAGCAATGTATTTATTTACAATTAATACCATTTTTATTGCTCTTGCAACATTTTTAGTTTTAAAAATATTACGTTTTCCAATGCTTAAATATGCAAATTCTGCAAAAAGAAAACGTATTGCTAGGTTTGCCTCTTTAATAGCCATTATAGTAATGATTCCTGCATCTATGACATTTTATGATGTGTTGCAAGAAAGCAGATTTGAAAGAGATTTTAACAACTTTGTTGCAAATGAAATTAGAGCAAATGAGAGTTTATGGTTAAATAGAGATCCTGTTTTAGATAGAGAAAATAAAAGAATTAACGTATATTTTTATGGAGAAATATCTGAGGCTACTATTACAGACTTAGAAAATGAATTAAAAAAAGGTGATGACTACGGAAATATTAAAGATTTTGATTTAATAATTAATGCAAATAAAACAAGAAGTGTTGATCGCTTATCAGAATCTTTAGATCGTGCTTATAAAGATTTAGATAGAAGTGATAATGTGATTTCGGGACTTCAAAAAGAAATTGAAGAACTTCAGGCAAATATTAATAAATTAAATTTAGAGTTAGAAAGTAGTAATGGTAAGTCTCAATTTTCGTTTACCACAATTGCTAAAGACGCTAAAATATTATTTAAAGACTTAGAGTATTTTAGTTTTGCTAAAATGTTAGAATCTAAAGATTTTATTAGAATAGATACTGTATCTGTAGCTAGAGTAACTTGGAGTAAAAGTTTAAACGACAGTTTAAGAACTGTAAAAGAAAAAGAGCTTAGTCAATGGCTTAAAAAGGAAGTAAAGTCTGATACTATTTTTATAAGCCGAAACTAA
- a CDS encoding ABC transporter ATP-binding protein: protein MIEVKNLEKSFGDAHILKGISATFEEGKTNLIIGTSGSGKTVFLKCLLGLFNYEKGSIEYNGEIFSNLTEDKKRDMRAQIGMVFQGSALFDSMTIEENVMFPLRMFTKMKKAEMKERADFVLKRVNLEDAHNKMPSEASGGMQKRVAIARAIVNKPKYLFCDEPNSGLDPKTAIVIDNLIKEITEEYNITTVINTHDMNSVMEIGEKIIFLRNGLKEWEGTKHNIFKTDNEIVTDFVYSSNLFKKVRESLNS from the coding sequence ATGATTGAAGTTAAAAACTTAGAGAAATCTTTTGGAGACGCACATATTTTAAAAGGTATTAGCGCAACGTTTGAAGAAGGCAAAACTAACTTAATTATTGGAACTAGTGGTTCTGGTAAAACTGTTTTTTTAAAATGCCTTTTAGGTCTTTTTAATTATGAAAAAGGTAGCATAGAATATAACGGTGAAATATTTTCTAATTTAACCGAAGACAAAAAAAGAGATATGCGCGCCCAAATAGGAATGGTTTTTCAAGGTAGTGCTTTGTTTGACTCTATGACTATTGAAGAAAATGTAATGTTTCCGCTTCGTATGTTTACAAAAATGAAAAAAGCCGAAATGAAAGAACGTGCTGATTTTGTTTTAAAAAGAGTAAATCTAGAAGATGCACATAACAAAATGCCTAGTGAAGCTTCTGGTGGTATGCAAAAGCGTGTTGCTATTGCAAGAGCTATTGTTAATAAACCAAAGTATTTATTTTGTGATGAACCTAACTCTGGTTTAGACCCAAAAACTGCAATTGTAATAGATAATTTAATAAAAGAAATTACCGAAGAATATAATATAACAACTGTTATAAATACTCACGACATGAACTCTGTAATGGAAATTGGTGAAAAAATTATATTTCTAAGAAACGGATTAAAAGAATGGGAAGGTACTAAGCATAATATATTTAAAACCGATAACGAAATTGTTACCGATTTTGTTTACTCTTCAAACTTATTTAAAAAAGTTAGAGAATCTTTAAATAGTTAA
- a CDS encoding ABC transporter permease — MQYLHNIGSYFLMIVEMFRKPTKWSVMKQLILKDIDDLIIGSLGIVAFIAFFVGGVITIQTALNIDNPLIPKYLVGFATRQSIILEFAPTFISIIMAGKVGSFITSSIGTMRVTEQIDALEVMGINSINYLVFPKFVAMMLYPFVISIAMFLGIFGGLTACVLGGYSSVEDFITGVQIDLIPFHVAYAFIKTIIFAFILATIPSYHGYFMKGGALEVGEASTTSFVWTSVAIILLNYLLTQMLLS, encoded by the coding sequence ATGCAGTACCTACACAATATTGGCTCTTATTTTTTAATGATTGTAGAGATGTTTAGAAAGCCTACCAAATGGTCGGTAATGAAACAACTTATATTAAAAGATATAGACGATTTAATAATAGGGTCTTTAGGCATTGTAGCTTTTATTGCTTTTTTTGTTGGTGGCGTTATCACCATTCAAACAGCACTAAATATAGACAATCCTTTAATTCCTAAATACCTTGTTGGCTTTGCTACAAGGCAATCTATAATTTTAGAATTTGCACCTACTTTTATTTCAATAATTATGGCTGGTAAAGTTGGTTCGTTTATAACTTCTAGTATTGGAACTATGCGTGTTACCGAACAAATTGATGCTCTTGAAGTTATGGGAATTAACTCTATAAACTATTTAGTGTTTCCTAAATTTGTGGCGATGATGCTGTATCCTTTTGTAATATCTATAGCTATGTTTTTAGGCATATTTGGCGGACTTACAGCCTGTGTTTTAGGCGGCTACTCTTCTGTAGAAGACTTTATTACTGGTGTACAAATAGATTTAATACCTTTTCATGTTGCTTATGCCTTTATAAAAACTATAATTTTTGCTTTTATTTTAGCGACTATTCCATCTTATCATGGTTATTTTATGAAAGGTGGAGCTCTAGAGGTTGGTGAAGCCAGTACCACATCGTTTGTTTGGACAAGTGTTGCTATTATATTATTAAATTATTTACTAACCCAAATGCTACTAAGCTAA